The following DNA comes from Hordeum vulgare subsp. vulgare chromosome 3H, MorexV3_pseudomolecules_assembly, whole genome shotgun sequence.
tcatgtgagatTTTTATCAACCTAACCTAAAATCACGCAATAGATGCACCATCACAAACTTCACACAACTTTATGTAAATTTGAGTTCAAGATTCTTGCCTTTGGAgtttgaggagggtgatgtgtACCCCAAAATCTTGAAGTAAGTCTCCTCTCTCTAAAAtcctatttttaaaatatttcaaTTAACACGTAAGCACGAAACAACACACAAaagttgtttgaatttttttaaataaactAGAGGAATTTTTAaagaggtaggaaaaagaatcatacCATTTTGAGTTTtctataaaaagttgtggccaaatcaagtttctgtttaaatctgcttttgaaaaaaatcacaaaaGAAAACGGTTCAGGGAGGAATACGCCTTCCATAACTGAAATCACATTTAGCAAGAAGCGCTTACTCGTAGGGGGATGTACCAGCCGGCTGGCACCACCAAGGGGCGCGATGAGTGACTGACATGTGAACCCCACCTTTCGGGTTCGTCTCCAACCTTGAGCACGCCTGGAATAGAGCCATGGGCGGGGCTCGAGCGACGAGTCCCTGAGCTAGGGAGCTCCATCTCTCGTGCTCGACACTCCGGTGCGTTCAAGATGCATAGCCGCTCCTCCTGGATCGGGAGAGGATACCTCGATGGCTTGGAACTGAGCGGGGCTTCGCCcatggcttcttcttcttcttcgatgcaGCAGGAGGCTAGAGGGGGCTCTTGGAAGGAAGGGGAGGCTCTGTACTAGACGAATGCGCCAAGGGTACGGCGACAGTTGCTGCTGCCAGAGGTGAGGGAAGAGACAGGCTCCGGTTGAGCTCCTGCTCGGGAGGAGCTTGCTACGGCTCGAGGGTGAGGGATGGAGTACGAAGCAACCTCTAGAAAGGCTATTTATAGCCGACTCGGGGTAAGTTTTGCGGGGCTCGGGATAAGCTCATCGGTGTCAACCGGCCCTGGCGATGCCCAGGCACAGCAGGGCGGCAGCAGGGTGGCAGCAGGGCAGCAGGGGCAGCGGGGCATCACAAAGACGATGCAGAGGGTGGTCCAAGGGGTTAGCTAGTGCGCTGGGGAGGCCCGGAAGGCGCCAGCGACAGCAGATCTGAAGCAGGGACGCCGCCGCGGTGACTTTCCCCGTGGGAGCCATGCTTCGGGTGCGGAGGGGCTGCATAAGAGCACAGAAGGGAGAGGAAGACCTATCGTGGCTTGATGCGACTCTGCGGGCTGGCAAGAGGCACAAACAGAGACGCGTCAGCTTGGGCGAGCGGGTGCAAAACGTGCGCTCTAGCCATGCCCAAAGCACGCACGATGAAATGCCACGCATcaacacttcttcttcttcttcttctccttctccttcttctccttctccttcttctccttcttcttctactccttcttcttcttcttcttcttcttcttcttcttcttcttcttcttcttcttcttccacttcttcctctccttcttctccttcttctcctaattcttcatcttctcctgatTCTTCCTCtcccgattcttcttcttcttcttcttcttcttcttcttcttcttcttcttcttcttcttcttcttcttcttcttcttcctcctcctcctcctcctcctttcttctcatgattctcctgattcttcttcttcttcttcttcttcttccccttcttctccttctccttcttcttctcttcttcttcttcttcttcttcttcttcttcttcttcttcttcttcttcttcttcttcttcttcttcttcttctttgtcttcttcttcttcttcttatttttcttcctctccttcttcttcttccgctgattcttcttcttcttcttcttattcttaatcttcctctcctttatcttcttctgcggattcttcttcttcttcttcttcttcttcttcttcttcttcttcttcttcttcttcttcttcttcttcttctttttcttcttcttcttcgtcctcttATTCTTCcaattcttcttgttcttcctcttcttcttcttcttcttcttcttcttcttcttcttcttcttcttcttcttcttcttcttcttcttcttgtttttctgcttctgcttctgcttctgcttcgtctgattcttcttcttcttcttcttcttcttcttcttcttcttcttcttcttctactactactactactactactactccttctccttctccttcttcttctcccccttcttctccttcttcttcttcttcttcttctccttcttcctcttctcctccttcttcttcatctcctcctcctccttcttcttcttcttcttcttcttcttcttcttattcttattcttattcttcttcttcttattcttcttcttttcttcttcttcttctcctcattcttctccttctactccgtCTTATCCTTGtactccttcttattcttattcttcttctgcttcttcttcttcttcttcctcttcttcttcttcttcttcttcttcttcttcttcttcttcttcttcttcttcgtcttcttctttgtttcttcttcttcttcttcctctcgttcttctccttcttttgatttttcttcttcttcttcttctccttcttcttcttcttcttcttcttctcctcctcctcctccttcttcttctcctccttcttcttcttcttcttctcttcttcttctcctccttcttcttcttctcctccttcttcttcttctcctccttcttcttcttctcctccttcttcttcttatttgtcttcttcttcttctcctcctccttcttcttcttcctcttcctcttctttttcttcatcttcttcttcttcctcctcttcttcttcttcctcttcttcttcttcttcctcttcttcttcttcctcctcttcttcttcttattcttattcttattcttcttcttcttcttcttcttcttcttcttcttattcctcttcttcttcttcttcttcttccacttcttattCTTCCACTTCCACCTTCTtcctgttcttctccttcttcctcttcttcgtcttcttcttcttcctcctcttcttcttcttctttttcttcttcttcttcttcttcttcttcttattttcttcttcttcttcttcttctccttcttctacttccttcttctccttcttcttcttctccttctccttcttcttcttctacttctccttctccttcttcttcttctccttctccttcttctccttctcctacttctccttctccatcttctcctccttcttcttcttctcaatcttcttcctctccttcttcttcttcttcttattattattagtattattattattattattattccacttcttcctctccttcttctccttcttctcctaattcttcatcttctcctcattcttcctctcccgattgttcttcttcttcttcttcttccacctccttTCTTCTCCTGATTctcctgattcttcttcttcttcttcttcttcttcttcctcttccccttcttctccttcttctcctttgtcttcttcgtcttcttcttcttcttctcctttgtcttcttcttcttcttcttatttttcttcctctccttcttcttcttctgctgattcttcttcttcttcttcttcttattcttattctttctctccttcttcttcttcttattattattattattattattattattattattattctttctcttcttcttcctctttttcttcGTCCTCTTATTATTCcagttctttttgttcttcctcttcttctacttactcttcttcttcttcttcttcttcttcttcttcttcttcttctgcttctgatTCGTctgattcttgttcttcttcttcttcttcgtcttcttcttcttcttcttcttcttcttcttcttcttcttcttcttcttcttcttcttcttcttcttcttcttcttcttcttcgtcttcctcctcttcttcttcttcttcttctactactactacaactactactactactactactactactactactactactactactactactagtagtagtagtagtaatagtactactactacttcttcttcttcttcttcttcttcttcttcttcttcttctcctcctcctcctcctcctcctcctccttcttcttcttcctcttcttctccttcttcctcttctccttcctcttctccttcttcctctcctccttcttcctcttctccttcttcaccttctccttcttcttcttcttctccttattcttcttcttcttcttcttcttcttcttcttcttcttcttcttcctcttcttctcctttttcctcttcttcttcttcttcttcttattcttgtcctcattcttcctcttcttcctctccttcttctccttcttctccggatttttcttcttcttcttcctcttcctcttcttcttcttcttcttcttcttcttcttcttcttcttcttcttctccttctccttctactttgactttttgttcttgttcttcttcttctctttcttcttcttcattcttctccttcttctccttctcctccttctccttcttctccttctccttgtcctccttctccttctccttctccttcctcttcttcttcttcttcttcttcttcttctctcttcttcttcttcttcttcttcttcttcttcttcttcttcttcttcttctcctcctcctccttctccttctccttcttcttctcctccttcttctcctcctccttcttcttcttcttcttcttcttcttcttcttcttcttcttctccttgttcttcttcttctcctccttcttcttcatctccttctccttcttcttcttcttcttcttcctcttcttcttcttcttcttcttcttcttcttcttcttcttttttcttcttctccttcttcttctccttctactccgtcttatccttctactccttcttattcttattcttcttcttctctcttcttcttcttcctcctcttcttcttcttcttcttcttcttcttcttcttcttcttcttctttcttttttcttcttcttcttcctcttggtcttctccttcttttgatttttcttcttcttcttttcttcttcttcttcttcttgttattcttattcttctcctcctcctccttcttcttcttctcctcctcctcctccttcttcttcttcttctcttgttcttctcctccttcttcttattgtcctccttcttcttcttatttttcctcttcttcttctcctcctcctccttcttcttcttcttattccttttcatcttcttcttcttgttcctcttattcttctacctcctctcttcttcttcttcctcttcttcttcttcttcctattcttcttcttcttcctcctcttcttcttcttctcttcttcttcttcttcttcttcttcttcttcatgcttCCACTTCTTATTCTTCCActtctttttcctcctcttcatcttcttcttcttcctattcttcttgttcctcttcttcttcctcttcttcttcttcttcttcttcttcttcttctcctaaccctcctcctcctcgtcctccttcttcctcttcttatccttcttcctctttttcttcttcctcttcttcttcttcttcttcttcttcttcttcttcttcttcttcttcttcttcatcttcttcttctttatagtAAATAGTGATgagtcttcttcttttttcttcttcttcttcttcttcttcttgttgtcgtcttcttcttcttcttccacttcttcttcttcttcttcttattaattatattattattattattattattattattattattattattattcctcttcttctccttcttcctcttcttctccttcttcctcttctcttcttcttcttcttcttcttcttcttcttctcctcctcctcctcctcctcctcctgctcctgattcttgttcttcctcttctccatcttcaccttcttttccttatttttttccttcttctacttcttcttcttctcctcctcctcctccttcgtctccttcttcttctcttgattcttcttcttttttttctccttcttcttcttcttctttttcttcttcttcttcttcttcttcttcttcttcttcttattattattattattattattattatattattattattcttattcctcctgccttcttctccttcttctcctaattcttcttcttcttcttcttcttcttcttcttcttcatccctcctccttctccttctccttcttcttcttattcttcttcttctccttctccttcttctccttcttcttcttcttcttcttctcctcctcctcctcctcctcctcctcctagtcctCCTAgtcctccttcttcatcttcttatccttattcctcttcttcttcctgctcctcctcctcctcttcttcttcttcttcttttttttttcttctttattattattattattattattattattattattattattattattattattattattattctcctcctcctcctccttctcgtcctccttcttcctcttcttctccttattcctcttcttcttcttcttcttactcctcttattcttcttcttcctcctcttcttcttcttttcttctacttcttcttcttcttcttcttattctcctcctcctcctcctcctccttctcgtcctccttcttctgttcttctccttattccccttcttcttcttactcctcttattcttcttattcctccacctcttctttttttcttcttcttccccttcttcccctttttcctcttcttcttcttcttcttttcttcttcttttcttcttcttcttcttttcttcttcttctccttctccttctactttgactttttgttcttgttcttcttcttctctttcttcttcttccttcttctccttcttctccttgtctcctttcttcttctccttctccttgtctctcttctccttctccttctcttcttcttcttcttcttcttcttcttttcttcttcttcttcttcttcttcttcttcttcttcttcttcttcttcttcttctcctctcatcctccttctccttctccttcttcttctcctccttcttctcctcctccttcttcttcttcttcttcttcttcttcttcttcttcttctttcttcttcttcttctccttgttcttcttcttctcctccttcttcttcatctcattctcttcattcttcttcttcttcttcttcttcttcttcttcttcttctttcttcttcttttcttcttcttcttttttcttcttctccttcttcttctccttctactcagtcttatccttctactccttcttattcttattcttcttcttcttcttcttcttcctcttcttcttcttcttcttcttcttcttctttctttttcttcttcttcttcctcttggtcttctccttcttttgatttttcttctttttc
Coding sequences within:
- the LOC123439864 gene encoding uncharacterized protein DDB_G0271670-like, producing SSSTYSSSSSSSSSSSSSSASDSSDSCSSSSSSSSSSSSSSSSSSSSSSSSSSSSSSSSSSSSSSSSSSSSTSSSSSSSSSYSSCSSSSSSSSSSSSSSSSPNPPPPRPPSSSSYPSSSFSSSSSSSSSSSSSSSSSSSSSSSSSSSSSSSSSSYSSSSSSSSSSSSSSSSSSSSSSSSSSSSSSSSSSSSSSSSSCTSSSSSSSSSSSSSSSSSSSYS